The genomic segment CGTCCCGAATCCATCTCGGCGTTGCTGGCAGAGCACCAACGAAACGGAACCGCTTGCTTGCTCGGAACCGCTCATAAGGAAGACCCCACCGGCCTGGGGCGCATCGTCCGCGATGCCTCGGGGAAGTTCGTCGGGATCGTCGAAGAAAAGGATGCCACGCCGGAGCAGCGTCGGATCACGGAAGTGAATATGAGTTGCTACGTCTTCACGAGCCAGGCTTTGCTGCGCTCGCTCGAGCGGTTGCGTGCCGACAATGCTCAGAAAGAGTATTATCTCACGGACTGTCCCGGCATTCTGCGCGCGGCGGGAGACGAAGTCGACGCGCTGGCCGTGCTCACCCCTCGCGAAACTCTCAGCATCAATACCACCGACGAACTCGCCATCGTAGAAGCGGCGATGAAGGGGCGAAGCTAACTCCATGGGTTATGTGATGAACGACCTCAAAATCTTCAGCGGGCGTTCCAATCCGTCGCTCACGGCGCGGATTTGCGAATATGTCGGCATTCCTCAGGGGCATCTCGCCCTGACGAGTTTTCCCGACAGTGAGATCTCGTGCAAGCTCGAAGAAAACGTGCGCGGGCGCGATGTCTATCTCGTGCAAAGCACCTGTTCGCCGGTGAACGAGACC from the Planctomycetia bacterium genome contains:
- a CDS encoding NTP transferase domain-containing protein; translated protein: MSEVRAIVLAAGQGTRMKSDLPKVLVPVDGRPMIDYVVDMLAACGIAQTIVVVGYRSELVREHLAGRPGLVFVEQTERKGTGHAVMMCRDALAGFSGQVVIVAGDSPLIRPESISALLAEHQRNGTACLLGTAHKEDPTGLGRIVRDASGKFVGIVEEKDATPEQRRITEVNMSCYVFTSQALLRSLERLRADNAQKEYYLTDCPGILRAAGDEVDALAVLTPRETLSINTTDELAIVEAAMKGRS